A genomic stretch from Petrimonas mucosa includes:
- a CDS encoding glycoside hydrolase family 53 protein yields MNIKNIFLNAVWALIALTACSSDDKPVYPEPPVYDMSGFAKGADVSWLTEMEKAGNKFYNSLGRETECMTLLRDLGMNSIRLRVWVNPVDGWCNKGDVLVKAWRAKNLGMRVMINFHYSDTWADPGKQYMPAAWEGLSLEELKTAVADHTKEVLNALKEKGITPEWVQVGNETSNGFLWEMGQADKNPAQYAALFAAGYEAAKSVFPDTKVIVHLDSGYDNDLYNWNLDILKNNGAKWDMIGMSLYPYWAMLYGEETSADKVITDCIENIKKVSAKYDSDVMIVETGMECADDDGRLADTSVLAEGKALLSRILKESQENTNGRCKGVFYWEPQCKPSKYRLGAFTEEGYPTVIMDAFQ; encoded by the coding sequence ATGAACATAAAAAACATATTCCTGAATGCGGTATGGGCGTTGATCGCCCTTACCGCTTGCAGTAGCGACGATAAACCGGTATATCCGGAGCCACCCGTGTACGATATGAGCGGGTTCGCCAAGGGAGCCGATGTAAGCTGGCTTACAGAAATGGAGAAAGCCGGAAATAAATTCTATAACTCTTTGGGTCGCGAAACCGAATGCATGACATTGTTGCGTGATTTAGGGATGAACTCTATTCGCTTGCGTGTATGGGTAAATCCTGTTGATGGTTGGTGTAATAAAGGCGATGTACTGGTAAAGGCATGGCGCGCAAAAAATCTGGGAATGAGAGTGATGATTAACTTTCATTACAGTGATACGTGGGCTGATCCGGGCAAACAGTATATGCCTGCCGCATGGGAAGGACTTTCGTTGGAGGAACTGAAAACAGCGGTGGCCGACCATACTAAAGAGGTGCTGAATGCTTTGAAAGAGAAAGGTATTACTCCCGAATGGGTACAAGTGGGCAACGAAACCAGTAATGGCTTCTTGTGGGAAATGGGGCAGGCCGATAAGAATCCTGCACAATATGCCGCATTGTTTGCTGCCGGATACGAAGCCGCTAAGTCGGTCTTCCCCGATACCAAGGTGATCGTCCATTTGGATAGTGGATACGATAACGACCTTTACAATTGGAATTTAGATATCCTGAAAAATAACGGTGCCAAATGGGATATGATAGGTATGTCGCTCTACCCTTATTGGGCTATGCTCTATGGGGAAGAGACATCCGCGGATAAGGTGATCACAGACTGTATCGAAAACATCAAGAAAGTTAGTGCCAAATACGACTCGGACGTGATGATCGTTGAAACGGGTATGGAGTGTGCGGATGATGATGGACGTTTGGCTGACACTTCGGTATTGGCCGAAGGGAAGGCATTGCTGTCCCGCATCCTGAAGGAGAGTCAGGAGAATACAAACGGCCGCTGTAAAGGGGTCTTCTACTGGGAACCGCAGTGTAAGCCAAGCAAGTATCGGCTAGGGGCATTCACCGAAGAGGGATATCCCACCGTGATAATGGATGCTTTTCAATAA